A genome region from Coprococcus phoceensis includes the following:
- the rplS gene encoding 50S ribosomal protein L19 translates to MNDIIKKIEAEQLKAEVPEFNVGDTVKVYGKIKEGNRERIQVFEGTVLKKQGGSTRATFTVRKNSNGVGVEKTWPLHSPNVEKVEVVRKGKVRRAKLNYLRGRVGKRAKVKELVK, encoded by the coding sequence ATGAACGATATTATTAAAAAAATTGAAGCTGAACAATTAAAAGCTGAAGTACCAGAATTTAACGTTGGTGATACTGTAAAAGTTTACGGTAAAATCAAAGAAGGAAACCGTGAAAGAATTCAGGTTTTCGAAGGTACAGTGCTTAAGAAACAAGGTGGAAGCACAAGAGCAACATTTACAGTTAGAAAGAATTCTAACGGAGTTGGTGTTGAAAAGACTTGGCCATTACACTCACCAAACGTAGAAAAAGTAGAAGTTGTTCGTAAAGGTAAAGTAAGAAGAGCAAAACTGAACTACTTAAGAGGACGCGTTGGTAAGAGAGCTAAAGTAAAAGAATTAGTAAAATAG
- the trmD gene encoding tRNA (guanosine(37)-N1)-methyltransferase TrmD, with the protein MHFHILTLFPDMVMNGLSTSIIGRAMANELLTIEAVNIRDFAENKHNRVDDYTYGGGAGMLMQAGPVYGAYRSVAEKAKSKPRVIYLSPQGQTFSQSMAEEFAQEEELIFLCGHYEGIDERVLEEIVTDYVSIGDYVLTGGELPAMVMIDAVSRLIPGVLHNDTSAEFESFQDNLLEYPQYTRPEEWHGKKVPEILLSGHHANIEKWRREQSVIRTAERRPDLLEKADLTQKEKELVKTLVKEN; encoded by the coding sequence ATGCATTTTCATATATTAACATTATTTCCGGATATGGTGATGAACGGATTGAGCACGAGTATTATCGGGAGAGCAATGGCAAATGAGCTTTTGACGATTGAAGCAGTGAACATCCGAGATTTTGCAGAAAACAAACATAATCGTGTGGACGATTACACATACGGTGGAGGAGCGGGAATGCTTATGCAGGCAGGACCTGTCTACGGCGCTTATCGGTCAGTGGCAGAAAAGGCAAAGAGTAAGCCCAGAGTGATTTATCTTTCACCACAGGGACAGACATTTTCGCAGAGTATGGCGGAAGAATTCGCGCAAGAAGAAGAGCTTATCTTTTTGTGTGGACATTATGAGGGGATTGATGAACGCGTTCTGGAAGAAATAGTAACAGACTATGTATCAATCGGGGACTATGTGCTGACAGGAGGGGAACTTCCGGCGATGGTAATGATCGATGCGGTATCACGATTGATTCCCGGGGTGCTCCATAATGATACATCTGCGGAATTTGAAAGCTTTCAGGACAATCTGTTGGAATATCCGCAGTATACAAGACCGGAAGAATGGCATGGAAAGAAAGTGCCGGAGATTCTGCTTTCCGGACATCATGCAAATATTGAGAAGTGGAGAAGAGAACAATCTGTGATTCGTACAGCGGAAAGAAGGCCTGATTTGTTAGAAAAAGCAGATTTGACACAAAAAGAAAAAGAATTAGTAAAAACACTTGTCAAGGAAAACTAA
- the rimM gene encoding ribosome maturation factor RimM (Essential for efficient processing of 16S rRNA): MEQLLQVGVISSTHGVRGEVKVFPTTDDVKRFKKLKKVILDTGKEQLPLEIEGVKFFKQFVILKFRGIDNINDIEKYKGKRLLVDREHAVKLKKDEYFIADMIGMDVFTEDGELFGALKDVMETGANDVYIIEMSDGKEVLVPAIKQCILDVDIENRKMVIHLLEGLV, translated from the coding sequence ATGGAGCAGTTATTGCAGGTGGGAGTGATTTCCTCCACACACGGTGTGCGTGGAGAAGTAAAAGTATTTCCGACAACTGACGATGTGAAACGATTTAAAAAGTTAAAAAAAGTAATTTTGGATACAGGAAAAGAACAATTGCCGTTGGAAATTGAAGGAGTTAAATTTTTTAAACAATTTGTAATCCTGAAATTCAGAGGGATTGATAATATAAATGATATTGAAAAATATAAAGGGAAGCGTCTTTTGGTTGACCGTGAACATGCAGTGAAATTAAAAAAAGATGAATATTTTATTGCTGATATGATTGGGATGGACGTATTCACGGAAGATGGAGAACTGTTTGGAGCGCTGAAGGATGTGATGGAAACAGGAGCAAATGATGTCTATATCATCGAGATGTCAGATGGCAAAGAAGTTCTTGTCCCTGCAATCAAGCAGTGTATTTTAGATGTAGATATTGAGAATAGAAAGATGGTAATTCATTTACTGGAAGGGCTGGTATAG
- a CDS encoding KH domain-containing protein, with amino-acid sequence MKELVEVITKALVDDPESVVVTEKVEGKTIIVEVRVADSDMGKVIGKQGRIAKAIRSVVKAAAAKEDKKVIVDIA; translated from the coding sequence ATGAAGGAATTAGTAGAAGTAATTACAAAAGCATTAGTAGATGATCCGGAAAGCGTTGTCGTTACGGAAAAAGTGGAAGGAAAAACTATTATCGTTGAAGTGCGTGTGGCAGATTCTGACATGGGAAAAGTAATCGGCAAGCAAGGAAGAATCGCGAAAGCAATTCGCTCCGTCGTAAAGGCAGCGGCTGCTAAAGAAGATAAAAAAGTAATCGTAGACATCGCGTAA
- the rpsP gene encoding 30S ribosomal protein S16 — MAVKIRLKRMGQKKAPFYRIVVADARSPRDGKFIEEIGTYDPNQEPSVFKVDEEAAKKWLNNGAQPTEMVGKIFKAAGIEK, encoded by the coding sequence ATGGCAGTAAAAATTAGATTAAAAAGAATGGGACAGAAAAAAGCTCCTTTTTACAGAATCGTTGTTGCAGATGCAAGATCTCCAAGAGATGGTAAATTTATCGAAGAAATCGGTACTTACGATCCAAACCAGGAACCAAGCGTATTCAAAGTAGACGAAGAAGCAGCTAAAAAATGGTTAAACAACGGAGCTCAGCCAACAGAAATGGTTGGTAAGATTTTCAAAGCAGCTGGTATTGAAAAATAG
- the ffh gene encoding signal recognition particle protein, with protein sequence MAFDSLSEKLQNVFKNLRSKGRLTENDVKAALKEVKMALLEADVNFKVVKGFVKDVQERAIGQDVMNGLNPGQMVIKIVNEELIKLMGSETTEIKLEPGQATTVIMMAGLQGAGKTTTTAKIAGKLKLKGKKPLLVACDVYRPAAIKQLQINGEKQGVEVFSMGENHKPANIAKAALEHAAKNGNNIVILDTAGRLHIDEDMMAELQEIKETVTVHQTILVVDAMTGQDAVNVASSFNEKIGIDGVIVTKLDGDTRGGAALSIKAVTGKPILYVGMGEKLSDLEQFYPDRMASRILGMGDVLSLIEKVGEDIDEEKAKEMSQKLKKAQFDFEDYLESMKQMKKMGGLANIMSMMPGLGGAKMKDIDSEESEKKMAQIESIIYSMTIKERRNPDILNPSRKRRIAKGAGVDISEVNRLVKQFEQSKKMMKQLPGMMGGIGGKKGKFRLPF encoded by the coding sequence ATGGCATTTGACAGTTTATCAGAAAAACTACAGAATGTATTCAAAAATCTTCGGAGCAAGGGACGTTTGACGGAGAATGATGTCAAGGCGGCGCTCAAAGAAGTGAAGATGGCTCTCTTAGAAGCAGATGTTAACTTTAAAGTAGTGAAAGGCTTTGTGAAGGATGTTCAGGAACGTGCAATAGGACAGGACGTTATGAATGGACTGAATCCGGGGCAGATGGTAATCAAGATCGTAAATGAAGAGTTGATCAAGCTGATGGGCTCTGAGACGACAGAGATTAAGCTGGAACCTGGACAGGCGACAACCGTGATTATGATGGCGGGTCTGCAAGGTGCCGGTAAGACGACAACAACTGCTAAGATTGCCGGAAAGTTAAAATTAAAAGGGAAAAAGCCATTGTTGGTAGCGTGTGATGTGTACAGACCGGCTGCGATCAAGCAGCTACAGATTAACGGTGAGAAGCAGGGTGTGGAAGTATTCTCTATGGGAGAAAATCACAAACCGGCGAATATCGCCAAGGCAGCTTTGGAACATGCGGCGAAGAATGGTAACAATATAGTAATTTTAGATACGGCGGGTCGACTTCATATTGATGAAGATATGATGGCAGAGCTGCAGGAGATTAAAGAAACTGTGACGGTGCATCAGACGATTTTAGTTGTGGATGCCATGACCGGACAAGATGCGGTCAATGTGGCGAGCAGTTTCAATGAGAAAATCGGAATTGACGGTGTGATTGTTACAAAGCTAGATGGTGATACAAGAGGTGGTGCTGCACTTTCCATCAAAGCAGTTACCGGAAAACCGATTCTTTATGTTGGTATGGGTGAAAAGCTTTCCGATTTGGAACAGTTTTATCCAGATAGAATGGCTTCCCGTATATTGGGTATGGGAGATGTCTTGAGTCTGATCGAGAAGGTCGGAGAAGATATTGACGAAGAGAAAGCCAAAGAGATGTCGCAGAAGTTGAAAAAAGCACAGTTCGATTTTGAAGATTACCTTGAGAGTATGAAGCAAATGAAGAAGATGGGTGGCCTTGCGAACATCATGAGTATGATGCCGGGACTTGGCGGAGCTAAGATGAAAGACATTGATTCAGAAGAGAGTGAGAAAAAGATGGCGCAGATTGAGTCCATTATCTACTCGATGACGATCAAAGAACGCCGGAATCCGGATATTTTAAATCCATCCAGAAAGCGCAGAATTGCGAAAGGCGCAGGGGTGGACATCAGTGAAGTGAACCGGCTCGTGAAGCAGTTTGAGCAGTCTAAGAAGATGATGAAACAGCTTCCGGGTATGATGGGTGGCATTGGTGGTAAAAAAGGAAAGTTCAGACTTCCTTTTTAA
- the ylxM gene encoding YlxM family DNA-binding protein, which yields MNEILEQALLYDFYGELLTSHQKEIYEQFVLEDLSLSEIAEDAGISRQGVHDLIKRCNKTLEGYEAKLHLVEKFLSIKEKVHRMNELLEKEDVRNSGEDQLIQEIRKISGEIIEEL from the coding sequence ATGAATGAGATTCTAGAACAGGCACTATTATATGATTTTTATGGTGAACTGCTTACCAGTCACCAAAAAGAAATATACGAGCAATTCGTATTGGAGGATTTATCTCTGAGTGAGATTGCGGAAGATGCAGGAATCAGCAGACAGGGTGTGCATGACCTGATTAAACGTTGCAACAAGACGTTGGAAGGTTATGAAGCAAAACTGCATTTGGTAGAAAAGTTCCTGTCAATCAAAGAAAAGGTTCACCGCATGAATGAGCTTTTGGAAAAGGAAGATGTGAGAAACAGCGGGGAAGACCAATTGATACAGGAAATCAGAAAGATTTCAGGAGAGATAATAGAGGAGTTATAA
- a CDS encoding xanthine phosphoribosyltransferase, whose translation MKLLEERIKKDGIIKEGNVLKVDSFLNHQMDIDLFNEMGKEFKRLFADKPINKILTIEASGIGIACVVAQHFGVPVVFAKKTQSINIDGEVYSTKIESFTHKKVYDVIVSKKYIGPEDHILIIDDFLANGCAMEGLIDLVQSAGATVEGIGIVIEKGQQKGGDMIRSKGLHLESLAIIEDMDCVNKTITFR comes from the coding sequence ATGAAACTATTAGAAGAAAGAATCAAAAAGGATGGAATAATAAAGGAAGGAAATGTTCTGAAAGTAGACAGCTTTTTGAACCATCAGATGGATATTGATTTGTTCAATGAGATGGGAAAAGAGTTTAAACGTCTGTTTGCAGACAAACCAATCAACAAAATTTTGACAATTGAGGCTTCGGGAATTGGGATTGCCTGTGTAGTAGCACAGCATTTTGGTGTTCCTGTTGTGTTTGCAAAAAAGACACAGAGCATCAATATTGACGGAGAAGTGTATTCTACAAAGATTGAATCGTTCACGCATAAAAAAGTATATGATGTCATCGTATCAAAAAAATACATTGGTCCGGAAGATCATATTTTAATCATTGATGATTTCCTTGCAAATGGGTGTGCAATGGAGGGGTTGATTGACCTGGTACAAAGTGCAGGAGCGACTGTTGAGGGAATTGGAATTGTGATTGAAAAAGGACAGCAAAAAGGCGGGGATATGATTCGAAGCAAAGGGCTGCATTTGGAATCGCTTGCAATCATAGAAGATATGGATTGTGTAAATAAAACGATTACATTTCGTTAA
- a CDS encoding S8 family peptidase, whose amino-acid sequence MKRVKQIVQYWCDDVIKGKYLGKGVVAVVLDTGIAPHPDFQNKVLAFRDFVNGQEVIYDDNGHGTHVCGVLAGNGNSSEGIYGGIAPECDLIVLKVLDQKGNGNVTEVMKAFRWLLENQKRYHIRIVNISVGMLPQSDEREEERLINGVEALWDAGLVVVAAAGNLGPKEGTITTPGDSKKIITVGASDDQYYIDQRGSTKKHYSGRGPTKECVCKPDVVAPGSYIRSCNAKFARQRGQPYVVKSGTSMATPIVSGAIADLLSKYPEMSNVEVKLKLRESSSDMGADYNRQGWGQLNIKKLLE is encoded by the coding sequence ATGAAACGGGTAAAGCAAATCGTTCAATATTGGTGTGATGATGTTATAAAGGGAAAATATCTTGGGAAAGGGGTGGTGGCAGTAGTGCTGGATACAGGGATTGCTCCCCATCCGGATTTTCAGAATAAAGTGCTGGCATTTCGAGATTTTGTAAATGGACAGGAAGTCATCTATGATGACAATGGTCATGGGACGCATGTGTGCGGAGTCCTGGCTGGGAATGGAAATTCCTCTGAGGGAATATACGGGGGAATTGCTCCGGAGTGTGATTTGATCGTCTTAAAGGTATTAGATCAAAAAGGAAATGGTAATGTGACGGAAGTGATGAAGGCGTTTCGATGGCTCTTAGAAAATCAAAAAAGATATCATATACGTATTGTAAATATTTCTGTGGGAATGCTGCCGCAATCAGACGAGAGAGAAGAAGAAAGATTAATCAATGGCGTGGAGGCGCTTTGGGATGCGGGGTTGGTTGTCGTGGCTGCTGCGGGAAACTTAGGACCGAAGGAGGGGACGATTACAACACCGGGGGACAGCAAAAAGATTATCACGGTTGGAGCTTCTGATGACCAGTATTATATAGACCAAAGGGGAAGCACGAAGAAACACTATTCCGGGAGAGGACCCACAAAAGAATGTGTATGTAAGCCGGATGTTGTAGCGCCAGGCTCCTATATTCGCTCCTGCAATGCGAAATTTGCGAGGCAGAGAGGACAGCCGTATGTGGTGAAAAGCGGCACATCGATGGCAACACCAATTGTATCCGGTGCGATTGCGGATTTATTGAGTAAATATCCGGAGATGTCCAATGTGGAAGTCAAGCTCAAACTTCGCGAGAGCAGCAGTGATATGGGGGCAGATTACAATCGTCAGGGGTGGGGGCAACTAAATATAAAAAAACTTTTAGAATAA
- a CDS encoding chorion class high-cysteine HCB protein 13: MSDLSATNCGCGCERNERSGFGNNSCLWIILLLFCCGGCGNGFSGNNNGCGDSCIWIILLLFCCGGFGSGSNNGCGCGNGFGDGCC; the protein is encoded by the coding sequence ATGAGTGATTTAAGTGCAACAAACTGTGGATGTGGCTGTGAAAGAAACGAAAGATCTGGATTTGGAAACAATTCCTGCTTATGGATTATTTTACTTTTATTCTGCTGCGGCGGATGCGGCAACGGATTTAGCGGCAACAACAACGGCTGTGGAGACAGCTGTATCTGGATTATCCTTCTGTTATTCTGCTGTGGCGGATTTGGAAGCGGATCCAACAACGGTTGTGGCTGTGGCAATGGATTCGGAGATGGCTGCTGCTAA
- a CDS encoding acyl-CoA thioesterase has protein sequence MSIEKKKVEDSRVETVHIVRPNHLNGANRLFGGILMQWIDEVAGLVAKRHAKTNVITASVDNLRFLKGAYQNEVIVLIGKLTYVGTTSMEVRVDTYVEDAEGIRRPINRAYFCMVALDENDKPVKVPGLILETESEKAEWESGKRRRQMRNIRKMEGF, from the coding sequence ATGAGTATAGAAAAGAAAAAAGTAGAAGATTCTAGAGTGGAGACAGTGCACATTGTAAGACCAAATCATTTGAATGGAGCAAACCGTCTGTTTGGCGGAATTTTGATGCAGTGGATTGATGAGGTTGCGGGACTTGTCGCAAAAAGACATGCCAAAACGAATGTGATAACTGCATCTGTAGATAACTTGAGGTTCCTGAAGGGGGCTTATCAAAATGAAGTGATTGTTTTGATAGGAAAACTTACGTATGTTGGAACTACTTCTATGGAAGTGCGGGTGGACACTTATGTCGAGGATGCAGAAGGTATCCGTCGTCCAATCAACAGAGCATATTTTTGTATGGTGGCATTGGATGAAAATGATAAGCCGGTTAAAGTGCCGGGATTGATTTTGGAGACGGAATCGGAAAAGGCAGAATGGGAGAGTGGAAAAAGAAGGCGACAGATGAGAAATATTCGAAAAATGGAAGGATTTTAA
- the truA gene encoding tRNA pseudouridine(38-40) synthase TruA, with protein sequence MRNIKLTIEYDGSRYQGWQRLGKDESTNTIANKITEVIKKMTNEDIELFCGSRTEVGVHAYGQVASFKTTTDMTLIEIQHYLNRYLPMDIAITDIEEKPERFHASLNATSKIYMYRISVSEVPSVFERKYVYHSFKRPDVDLMKQAAILLVGKHDFKKFSTVKKNKSTVKEIYDIDVYDDGEELQITLHGNDFLHNMARMILGTLLDIGVGNRKKEDIELIFDSNSDVAASAPADPKGLYLQEVLYQ encoded by the coding sequence ATGCGAAATATAAAATTGACAATCGAATATGACGGAAGCCGTTATCAAGGCTGGCAGCGCCTTGGCAAAGACGAATCAACCAACACTATTGCGAACAAGATTACAGAAGTGATCAAAAAGATGACAAACGAAGATATCGAGCTTTTCTGTGGATCAAGAACTGAAGTTGGCGTGCATGCGTACGGTCAGGTCGCAAGTTTTAAGACTACAACAGATATGACCCTGATCGAGATTCAGCATTACTTGAACCGCTATCTTCCGATGGATATTGCGATTACTGATATTGAGGAGAAACCTGAGCGCTTTCATGCGAGCCTGAATGCAACTTCCAAAATATACATGTACCGCATCTCTGTCAGCGAAGTTCCAAGTGTATTCGAACGCAAATACGTTTATCACTCTTTCAAAAGACCTGATGTGGATCTGATGAAACAGGCAGCAATTCTGCTTGTTGGGAAACATGATTTCAAAAAATTTTCTACGGTAAAGAAAAATAAATCTACTGTCAAAGAAATTTATGACATTGACGTTTACGATGACGGAGAGGAACTTCAGATCACGCTGCACGGCAATGATTTTCTCCATAACATGGCGCGTATGATACTTGGCACACTTCTCGATATCGGTGTCGGCAATCGAAAAAAAGAAGATATTGAACTGATTTTTGATTCAAACTCAGACGTGGCAGCAAGTGCACCTGCTGACCCGAAAGGATTATACCTTCAGGAAGTACTCTATCAATAG
- a CDS encoding patatin-like phospholipase family protein has protein sequence MTKASLVLEGGATRGVFTSGALDYLMEKNVYLSHVIGVSAGSCNGVDYVSKQIGRTRDCMIHKEKEYDYYMGIRKFIKEKSLLNMDMIFDKYPNEIFPFDYDTYFASDMEFEVVTTNCITGKAEYMKEKSDKERLMKICRASSSMPLVSPIVNVDGVPYLDGGLADSIPINRATKLGNKKVVLILTRNMKYRKKLMTRGEHRLYQSAYKKYPKLVESIRRRPIVYNRTMDWVESLEKRGKIFVLRPQIKPVSRLEKNYDSLMNFYEHGYHLMERQYDALMEYLEK, from the coding sequence ATGACAAAGGCTAGTTTAGTTTTAGAAGGCGGAGCAACAAGAGGAGTGTTTACATCAGGAGCGTTGGATTATCTGATGGAGAAAAATGTGTACCTGTCACATGTGATTGGGGTATCTGCCGGATCCTGCAATGGAGTCGATTATGTCTCGAAACAGATAGGAAGAACAAGAGACTGTATGATTCACAAAGAAAAAGAGTATGATTATTATATGGGAATCCGAAAATTTATCAAAGAAAAAAGCTTGCTGAACATGGATATGATTTTTGATAAGTATCCGAATGAGATTTTTCCATTTGACTATGATACGTATTTTGCGTCAGATATGGAGTTTGAAGTTGTGACGACGAATTGTATTACTGGAAAGGCAGAATATATGAAGGAAAAAAGTGATAAGGAACGACTGATGAAGATCTGCCGTGCATCCAGCAGTATGCCACTTGTCTCCCCAATCGTCAATGTAGATGGAGTTCCGTATCTGGACGGAGGACTTGCAGATTCCATTCCGATCAACAGAGCAACAAAGCTTGGCAATAAAAAGGTTGTGCTGATACTTACAAGAAATATGAAATACCGAAAGAAACTGATGACAAGAGGGGAACATCGCCTGTATCAGTCTGCATATAAAAAATATCCGAAACTGGTGGAAAGTATTCGAAGAAGACCGATTGTGTACAACCGGACGATGGATTGGGTGGAAAGTTTGGAAAAGAGAGGAAAAATTTTTGTGCTGCGTCCTCAGATCAAACCGGTATCTCGGTTGGAAAAGAACTATGATTCTCTGATGAACTTTTATGAGCATGGATATCATCTGATGGAACGACAGTATGATGCACTGATGGAATATTTGGAAAAATAA
- a CDS encoding ABC-F family ATP-binding cassette domain-containing protein has translation MISTSNITLRVGKKALFEDVNVKFTEGNCYGLIGANGAGKSTFLKILSGQLEPTKGEVIITPGERLSFLQQDHFKYDEYLVLDTVIMGNQRLYEIMKEKEALYAKEDFTDEDGIKASELEGEFATMNGWEAESDAATLLNGLGIDTELHYKYLKDLTGSEKVKVLLAQALFGNPDILLLDEPTNHLDLDAIAWLEEFLINFDNTVIVVSHDRYFLNKVCTQIADIDYGKIQLFAGNYDFWYESSQLIIRQMKEANRKKEEKIKELQDFISRFSANASKSKQATSRKRALEKIELDDIRPSSRKYPYIDFRPNRTIGNEVLSVEGLSKTIDGVKVLDNLSFTINREDKVAFVGGNELAKTTLFKILMGEMEPDEGTYKWGVTTSQAYFPKDSTREFDNDDTIVEWLTQYSEEKDVTYVRGFLGRMLFAGDDGVKKVKVLSGGEKVRCLLSKMMISGANVLVLDEPTDHLDMESITALNNGLIKFPGVLLFASRDHQVVQTTANRIMEIVPGGKLIDKITTYDEYLESDEMARKRQTYTMDNSEEDN, from the coding sequence ATGATTAGCACAAGTAATATTACATTGCGTGTCGGCAAAAAGGCATTGTTTGAAGATGTAAATGTAAAATTTACAGAAGGCAACTGCTATGGTTTGATTGGTGCCAACGGCGCCGGTAAATCCACATTTTTAAAAATCTTATCCGGACAGTTAGAGCCGACAAAAGGAGAGGTTATCATCACTCCCGGAGAACGTCTCTCATTTTTGCAACAGGATCACTTCAAATATGACGAATACCTTGTTTTAGATACCGTTATTATGGGAAACCAGAGACTGTATGAAATCATGAAAGAAAAAGAAGCGTTATATGCAAAAGAAGATTTCACTGACGAGGACGGAATCAAAGCAAGTGAATTAGAAGGCGAATTTGCCACAATGAACGGTTGGGAGGCAGAGTCTGATGCCGCTACATTATTGAATGGTCTCGGAATTGATACCGAGCTGCATTACAAATACTTAAAAGATCTGACTGGTTCAGAAAAAGTCAAAGTACTTCTTGCACAGGCTTTATTTGGAAATCCGGATATTCTTCTTCTGGACGAGCCTACAAACCACTTGGATTTAGATGCCATCGCATGGCTGGAAGAATTTTTGATCAACTTTGATAACACAGTAATTGTCGTATCCCACGACCGTTACTTCCTGAATAAAGTATGTACACAGATTGCAGATATTGATTACGGAAAGATTCAGTTATTCGCCGGAAATTATGACTTCTGGTATGAGTCAAGCCAGCTTATCATTCGTCAAATGAAAGAAGCGAACCGCAAAAAAGAAGAAAAAATCAAAGAGCTGCAGGACTTTATTTCTCGATTCAGCGCCAACGCTTCCAAATCAAAACAGGCAACTTCTCGTAAACGTGCCCTTGAAAAAATCGAGTTAGATGATATCCGACCATCAAGCAGAAAATACCCATACATCGATTTCCGTCCAAACCGTACAATCGGAAACGAAGTGCTTTCTGTGGAAGGTTTATCTAAGACAATCGACGGTGTAAAAGTGTTAGACAACCTTTCTTTCACAATCAACCGTGAAGACAAAGTCGCTTTTGTCGGAGGCAATGAACTTGCAAAGACAACTTTATTTAAAATCTTAATGGGCGAAATGGAGCCGGACGAAGGAACATACAAATGGGGAGTGACAACTTCTCAGGCATATTTCCCGAAAGACAGTACTCGTGAATTTGACAATGACGATACAATCGTTGAATGGCTGACACAGTATTCCGAAGAGAAAGATGTCACTTATGTACGTGGTTTCCTCGGCAGAATGTTATTTGCCGGAGACGACGGTGTCAAAAAAGTAAAAGTACTCTCCGGTGGAGAAAAAGTACGTTGTCTTTTATCTAAAATGATGATCTCAGGCGCTAACGTATTGGTACTTGACGAGCCTACTGACCATCTTGATATGGAATCTATCACTGCACTGAACAACGGATTGATCAAATTCCCAGGGGTACTTTTATTCGCATCCCGTGACCATCAGGTTGTACAGACAACTGCAAACCGTATCATGGAGATTGTTCCGGGCGGAAAATTAATTGATAAGATTACAACTTACGATGAATATTTAGAGAGTGATGAGATGGCTAGAAAACGTCAGACTTACACTATGGACAATTCAGAGGAAGACAACTAA